One genomic segment of Clostridium saccharoperbutylacetonicum N1-4(HMT) includes these proteins:
- a CDS encoding GNAT family N-acetyltransferase: MTALSIGMKKPWIEGMEYYIDEFCVSYSMQGNGIGSEFLKEIEKMNELKGVNSIILNTEKGYLSYDFYIKNGFNSINDLVVLGK, from the coding sequence ATTACAGCATTAAGTATTGGAATGAAAAAACCTTGGATTGAAGGAATGGAGTACTATATAGATGAATTTTGTGTAAGTTACTCGATGCAAGGGAATGGCATTGGAAGTGAGTTTTTAAAAGAAATAGAAAAAATGAATGAATTAAAAGGAGTAAATAGCATAATTTTGAATACAGAAAAAGGGTATCTGTCCTATGATTTTTATATAAAAAATGGCTTTAATTCAATCAATGATTTAGTTGTTTTGGGAAAATAA
- a CDS encoding N-acetylmuramoyl-L-alanine amidase family protein, translated as MIKGMSKTASLLVAAAIISTIPANAIDYKKTNTQEGTIYNAIAYKDGKFYIDGNVNNSEDSANYLSNGKLNNLSDIDSGSSVENYGSKYASLQNGKYFIDLTTGSLTDKSIKENAEDDAATALRKNIKRDSDGRYTSADASTLKSLADKELLGNKFSTPWYGIQYTADKTTNGNATSLNVYTDENGNYIDADYNIGSLRITTNNGSTEKTATILNTNDQYDGAGATKIISASVSSTNLDVIGQDSKFIYRKAKITVTSSNSSVAITKINGVTIAGKSIFDASVPGSISFNVIQKISKAQASGNINGVKYANSVTSYIISQDNGNALDSNHTLLNNYTIYNDKLINYSISGNTIKTKTITLSSKSSYNYTNVSEQSSEVAEVIDNKVAIDTDVNGNLWRLSGGYLYKWDDNTDWIKVYKVDGSFNKMFVYDDSNIVIWNQSQEVYSLIGGQVSTTNNNNTPTVNKGWVNTTAGWLFYNNDGVQVKGQWLSNNGTWYYMKTDGIMAKGWIKEGTNWYYLSESGAMKTGWFNDKGTWYFLQPSGAMKIGWLNDNGAWYYLNENGAMLANTYVNGYKLGSNGAWIG; from the coding sequence ATGATAAAAGGAATGAGCAAAACAGCATCACTCTTAGTTGCAGCAGCTATTATTTCAACAATACCTGCCAATGCAATTGATTACAAGAAAACCAATACTCAAGAAGGTACTATATATAATGCAATAGCTTATAAAGATGGAAAATTTTATATTGATGGTAATGTTAATAATAGCGAAGATTCAGCCAACTATTTATCAAATGGAAAGCTTAATAATTTATCAGACATTGACAGTGGTTCATCGGTTGAAAATTATGGTTCAAAGTATGCTTCACTTCAAAACGGAAAATATTTTATTGATTTAACTACTGGCTCGCTAACAGATAAATCTATTAAAGAAAATGCAGAAGATGATGCAGCAACAGCTTTAAGAAAAAATATAAAACGTGATTCTGATGGAAGGTATACTTCAGCTGATGCATCAACTCTAAAAAGTTTAGCTGATAAAGAACTATTAGGTAATAAATTCTCTACCCCTTGGTATGGAATTCAATATACTGCTGATAAAACAACTAATGGAAATGCAACTTCACTAAATGTTTATACTGATGAAAATGGAAACTATATTGATGCAGACTATAATATTGGATCCCTAAGAATTACAACAAACAATGGTTCTACTGAAAAAACAGCAACTATTTTAAATACTAATGATCAATATGATGGAGCAGGTGCAACTAAAATCATATCAGCCAGTGTTAGCTCAACGAATTTAGATGTTATTGGTCAAGACAGTAAGTTTATATATAGAAAAGCTAAAATCACTGTAACATCATCAAATTCTAGTGTTGCAATAACTAAAATAAATGGAGTCACTATTGCAGGGAAATCTATATTTGATGCTTCAGTCCCTGGTAGTATAAGCTTTAATGTTATTCAAAAAATTTCAAAAGCTCAAGCTTCTGGTAATATAAATGGAGTGAAATATGCTAATTCAGTAACTAGCTATATAATTTCACAAGACAACGGTAATGCTTTAGATTCAAATCACACTTTGCTTAACAACTATACTATTTATAATGATAAATTAATTAATTATAGTATAAGCGGAAATACTATAAAAACCAAAACTATAACATTAAGTTCAAAAAGCTCTTATAACTATACAAATGTAAGTGAACAATCAAGTGAAGTAGCCGAAGTTATTGATAATAAAGTCGCCATTGATACAGATGTTAACGGAAACTTATGGAGATTATCAGGTGGGTATCTCTATAAATGGGATGATAATACAGATTGGATAAAAGTATATAAAGTTGATGGTTCTTTCAATAAAATGTTTGTTTATGATGACAGTAATATCGTTATTTGGAATCAAAGCCAAGAAGTATACTCATTGATAGGAGGACAAGTTTCAACAACAAATAATAATAATACTCCAACTGTAAATAAAGGTTGGGTAAATACTACTGCCGGCTGGCTATTCTACAATAATGATGGAGTCCAAGTTAAAGGTCAATGGCTTTCTAATAATGGTACTTGGTACTATATGAAAACTGATGGTATAATGGCTAAAGGTTGGATAAAAGAAGGTACAAATTGGTATTACTTAAGTGAATCTGGCGCTATGAAAACTGGTTGGTTTAATGACAAAGGTACTTGGTACTTCTTACAACCTTCAGGTGCAATGAAGATTGGATGGTTAAACGATAATGGTGCATGGTATTACTTAAACGAAAATGGTGCTATGCTTGCTAATACTTATGTTAATGGATACAAATTAGGTTCAAATGGAGCTTGGATTGGATAA
- a CDS encoding N-acetylmuramoyl-L-alanine amidase family protein, translating to MNKNIKKIIITAFTVIMLGGISQLNNLKLLSTEAHAETGNLTIIKIKTYKEDVSKTYNDEVQGDVYLRTLSISDGDLSFSKEKNSYDVEVDDGISEIAIIAKPDCDNNEYDNYEITINNVIVKKDDKFKKIVSLNKGKNIIKITVKNNKDEKRTYTINITRAKASSDNDNPNNEAITALNIKANQWVMVNGNWQYNDSQGNPVKNNWIKNYYLNGNGNVATGWLYYSGNWYYLGGDGAKKIGWQLVGEKWYYMDAEGRMQTGWIKDTDGKYYYLNTNGELTYNNLIYENN from the coding sequence ATGAACAAAAACATTAAGAAAATTATTATTACTGCTTTTACGGTGATTATGCTTGGGGGGATTTCACAATTAAATAATTTAAAGCTCTTGTCAACAGAGGCTCATGCTGAAACTGGCAATTTAACAATAATTAAAATAAAAACATATAAAGAAGATGTATCGAAGACTTATAATGATGAAGTGCAAGGAGATGTATATCTAAGAACTCTTAGTATAAGTGATGGTGATTTGAGTTTTTCTAAAGAAAAAAATAGTTATGATGTTGAAGTTGATGATGGAATTAGTGAAATTGCTATAATTGCAAAACCAGATTGTGATAATAATGAATATGATAATTATGAAATTACAATAAATAATGTAATTGTTAAAAAGGATGATAAATTCAAAAAGATAGTATCGTTAAATAAGGGAAAAAATATAATAAAGATAACTGTTAAAAATAACAAGGATGAAAAGCGAACTTATACAATTAATATTACAAGAGCAAAAGCATCATCAGATAATGATAACCCTAATAATGAGGCAATTACAGCTTTAAATATAAAAGCAAACCAGTGGGTTATGGTTAATGGAAATTGGCAATATAATGATTCTCAAGGGAATCCAGTAAAAAACAATTGGATAAAAAATTACTATTTAAATGGAAATGGGAATGTAGCCACAGGATGGTTATATTATAGTGGAAACTGGTATTACTTGGGAGGCGATGGTGCTAAAAAAATAGGTTGGCAATTAGTTGGTGAAAAGTGGTACTATATGGATGCTGAAGGAAGAATGCAAACAGGTTGGATTAAAGACACGGATGGAAAATACTATTATTTAAACACTAATGGTGAGCTGACTTATAATAATTTAATTTATGAAAATAATTAG
- a CDS encoding DUF445 domain-containing protein, with product MKNKKLANKILVFLFLGFGIITLFRIFILDNFNVRMLSFTIEAALVGGIADWFAVTALFNKPLGFPWHTAIIPKNRDKVIESVSVMVESELLSPKFLEGKINEIHIIDLLIAYIDKHDTKKSIAKLIAKYGQEAIGKINSNEIAGYIEAFLKNKIKSTKISLKLKMLVDWAIKNGEYDNFLEKIIDELIVFIKKDSTREEIYNILNDVVQKRKSETNGLKQMLLELSLDIAQGTNSLNLKDAAISIQETLLQILINMKDKNDPMYIRLDEMLKENIKKMETDLVIINSVENWKEEIISKIQLKEELQKLIDGTIKITANLPAELESHNTEWSTSSNVKIIKWLLIQVNRYWLNFKQDEKIKKWLEAYIKENIMKVLNAEHHLVGTMVKETLNTFTNEALNEFIESKAGNDLHWIRINGSIVGAVVGVILYLFVNLFYGPVVAPIIRGWFSM from the coding sequence ATGAAAAATAAAAAATTAGCAAATAAAATATTAGTGTTTCTATTTCTTGGATTTGGCATAATTACACTTTTTAGAATATTTATTTTGGATAATTTTAATGTAAGAATGTTAAGTTTTACAATTGAGGCTGCTTTAGTTGGTGGGATTGCAGATTGGTTTGCAGTAACTGCTTTATTTAATAAACCCCTTGGTTTTCCATGGCATACAGCAATTATACCTAAAAATAGAGATAAAGTAATAGAATCGGTCTCAGTTATGGTAGAAAGTGAATTATTAAGTCCTAAATTTCTTGAAGGCAAAATAAATGAAATTCATATAATAGATTTATTAATAGCCTACATAGATAAACATGATACGAAAAAGAGCATTGCTAAATTGATAGCAAAATATGGTCAAGAAGCTATAGGCAAAATTAATAGTAATGAAATAGCAGGTTATATAGAAGCGTTTTTAAAAAATAAAATTAAAAGTACTAAGATATCTCTAAAGTTAAAAATGTTGGTTGACTGGGCAATAAAAAATGGTGAATATGATAATTTTTTAGAAAAAATCATAGATGAATTAATTGTCTTTATAAAGAAAGATAGTACAAGAGAAGAAATATATAATATACTTAATGACGTTGTTCAAAAAAGAAAAAGTGAAACTAACGGCTTAAAGCAAATGCTATTAGAATTATCCTTAGATATTGCACAAGGAACTAATAGCTTAAACTTAAAGGATGCAGCTATTTCTATACAGGAAACTTTACTTCAAATACTAATAAATATGAAAGATAAAAATGATCCAATGTACATAAGATTAGATGAGATGCTTAAGGAAAATATAAAAAAAATGGAAACAGACCTTGTAATAATTAATTCAGTAGAAAATTGGAAAGAAGAAATAATAAGTAAAATCCAATTGAAGGAGGAACTTCAAAAGCTAATTGATGGAACTATTAAAATTACTGCTAACCTTCCAGCTGAATTAGAGAGTCATAATACAGAATGGAGTACATCAAGTAATGTTAAAATAATTAAGTGGCTTTTAATTCAAGTAAACCGGTATTGGTTAAACTTTAAACAAGATGAAAAAATTAAAAAATGGTTGGAAGCATATATTAAAGAAAATATTATGAAGGTATTAAATGCAGAACATCATTTGGTAGGAACTATGGTAAAGGAAACTTTAAACACCTTTACAAATGAGGCTCTTAATGAATTTATTGAAAGTAAGGCTGGAAATGACTTACATTGGATTCGCATAAATGGTTCAATAGTAGGTGCGGTAGTTGGTGTGATATTATATTTATTTGTAAATTTATTTTACGGGCCAGTTGTTGCTCCAATTATTAGAGGTTGGTTTTCTATGTGA
- a CDS encoding DUF445 domain-containing protein codes for MKILNSYKATILLVIVAIGFFLTYPFNNTFAGGLLSSVFGAAMIGGLADWFGVSALFRKPLGIPFKTEIIPRNREKIFNALSDMVGEELLTKDNINEMINKNSISGFFIKYLSENKDNKSLKEVASKIVRDIVWKISPKETGKLIEGLIKENILKIKISNIIAAAIEVSINKGYDLKIIDFIVDELIKLTKTEQAAKLIVKLVEETMKSYEKGMKRRRFVNSIIFDMILQLSPYEISLQIQNKLIDSLGEFKNPTNQTRVEFMIWIDQKIKELKSDSALQEKIENWKAQQINSELDLHSKIANFIENIRDKNLENSSEVDNLNMKIEEQLNKLIDEFKVNIEWQKKLDYKAKGLLLEFVDNNHSKIGSMVKENLNKFSNDMIVNLIETKVGNDLQMIRINGSVVGGLVGMMTFLLTFWI; via the coding sequence GTGAAAATTTTGAATTCATATAAGGCAACAATTCTTTTAGTTATAGTAGCTATTGGATTTTTTCTTACATATCCATTTAACAACACTTTTGCAGGAGGTTTGCTAAGCAGTGTTTTTGGTGCTGCAATGATTGGTGGTTTAGCAGATTGGTTTGGAGTAAGTGCATTATTTAGAAAGCCCCTTGGAATTCCTTTTAAAACAGAAATTATTCCAAGGAATCGTGAAAAGATCTTTAATGCCTTAAGTGATATGGTGGGGGAAGAATTGCTGACCAAAGATAATATAAATGAAATGATTAATAAGAATAGCATATCAGGCTTTTTTATTAAATATCTAAGTGAAAATAAAGACAATAAAAGCTTAAAGGAAGTAGCTTCAAAAATAGTTAGGGACATAGTATGGAAGATCAGTCCAAAAGAAACCGGTAAATTAATTGAAGGCTTAATAAAGGAAAATATTCTTAAAATAAAAATTTCTAATATAATAGCAGCAGCAATTGAGGTGTCTATAAACAAAGGATATGACTTGAAAATTATTGATTTTATAGTTGATGAATTAATTAAGCTTACAAAAACAGAGCAAGCAGCCAAGTTAATTGTTAAATTAGTAGAAGAAACGATGAAATCTTATGAAAAAGGAATGAAGAGGAGAAGATTTGTAAATTCAATAATATTTGATATGATTTTGCAGTTATCTCCTTATGAAATTTCCCTTCAAATTCAAAATAAATTGATTGATTCGCTAGGAGAATTTAAAAATCCTACAAATCAAACTAGAGTTGAATTTATGATATGGATAGACCAGAAAATTAAAGAACTTAAAAGTGACTCAGCACTACAAGAAAAAATAGAAAATTGGAAGGCTCAGCAAATTAATAGTGAGTTGGATTTACATAGTAAAATTGCTAATTTCATAGAGAATATTAGAGATAAAAATTTAGAAAATTCTTCTGAAGTTGACAATTTAAATATGAAAATTGAAGAGCAGCTTAATAAACTAATAGATGAATTTAAAGTTAATATTGAATGGCAAAAGAAGCTAGATTATAAAGCTAAAGGATTATTGTTAGAGTTTGTTGATAATAATCATAGTAAAATTGGTTCTATGGTTAAAGAAAATCTAAATAAATTTTCTAATGATATGATAGTTAACTTAATTGAAACTAAGGTGGGGAATGACTTACAAATGATTAGGATCAATGGTTCCGTCGTTGGAGGCCTTGTTGGTATGATGACCTTTCTTTTGACCTTTTGGATTTAG
- a CDS encoding right-handed parallel beta-helix repeat-containing protein: MNKLIKRLCLCSITILLSTVITACTSSSVPAVTSKSYFIATNGSDNNPGTLEKPFASFSKAQEAASSGDTVYILGGTYKNFSINDSDAIYNYVNEISKSGITYKAYSSSDVPVFDFSNMPTTKRVAAFYIKPSAKDVTFQSIKVTGVPVGGQKQSECFRIEGNATFNQVTCSDNQAIGFYFTGHATGACFRCDSYNNIGVKGISIGNIDGFGAHGDGVTFKECRAWNNSDDGYDCISSKGANTFDSCWAFNMNAGGDSNGFKIGGWGKKAIDFTPPVHTVKNCLSVNNGAHGFYANHQPGQSAIWTNNTAYNNKKGNFNIVECESISNPIDVPGTKEVLHYNLSYKNNTLDEANLPSENNSNNSWNLDASMISADNFQSFDTSQLTKDRGPDGALPDISFIKFTNESKLKGLGCFN; this comes from the coding sequence ATGAATAAATTAATAAAAAGACTATGTTTATGCTCCATTACAATTTTATTAAGCACAGTAATAACAGCATGTACCTCTTCTTCAGTACCTGCTGTTACTTCAAAAAGCTATTTTATAGCAACAAATGGAAGTGATAATAATCCTGGCACCTTAGAAAAGCCCTTTGCAAGTTTCTCAAAAGCACAAGAGGCAGCTTCTTCTGGTGATACAGTTTACATACTTGGTGGTACTTATAAAAATTTTTCAATTAATGATTCAGATGCCATTTATAATTATGTAAATGAAATTTCTAAAAGTGGAATTACATACAAAGCTTATTCTTCAAGTGATGTTCCAGTTTTTGATTTTTCAAATATGCCAACTACAAAACGTGTAGCAGCCTTTTATATAAAACCATCAGCAAAAGATGTAACTTTTCAATCAATAAAAGTTACAGGGGTTCCTGTAGGGGGTCAAAAGCAATCTGAATGTTTTAGAATAGAAGGAAATGCCACTTTTAACCAAGTTACTTGTTCTGATAATCAAGCTATTGGCTTCTATTTTACAGGACATGCCACAGGAGCTTGTTTTAGATGTGATTCCTATAATAATATTGGTGTTAAAGGTATATCAATTGGAAACATTGATGGCTTTGGAGCTCATGGAGATGGAGTTACCTTTAAAGAATGCCGTGCTTGGAACAATAGTGATGATGGTTATGATTGTATTAGTTCAAAAGGTGCTAATACCTTCGATTCTTGCTGGGCCTTCAATATGAATGCTGGAGGAGATTCTAATGGTTTTAAGATTGGTGGCTGGGGGAAAAAAGCAATAGATTTTACGCCTCCAGTCCATACTGTTAAAAACTGTCTTTCTGTAAATAATGGCGCTCATGGCTTTTATGCTAATCATCAACCAGGACAATCAGCAATTTGGACAAATAACACTGCTTATAATAATAAGAAAGGAAACTTTAATATAGTTGAATGCGAAAGTATAAGCAATCCTATAGATGTTCCAGGTACAAAAGAAGTTTTACATTACAATCTTTCTTATAAAAATAATACCTTAGATGAAGCTAACCTTCCATCAGAAAATAATTCAAATAATTCATGGAACCTCGATGCTTCAATGATTTCAGCTGATAATTTTCAAAGTTTTGACACAAGCCAGCTTACAAAAGATAGAGGACCTGATGGAGCTTTACCTGATATAAGTTTTATAAAATTTACAAATGAAAGTAAGCTTAAGGGATTAGGCTGTTTCAACTAA
- a CDS encoding DUF1062 domain-containing protein — MSYLKKYEWELIPKNLPLVKRNCPKCNEKAHYINSEKFRVNANKNNIDIWLIYQCKKCKSTFNMPIYERTKPSDINKDDYEKFLSNDKMLVREYAFNLSIYNKNKAEIFLEDVGYEVIQKELKAHSVNKNELIIEIVCKYPIELRLDRLLSDRLGVSRSQIKKMHEKEMIFIKDDKNSLNTKVKNEMEIHIVRSPENKDMLQAIVV; from the coding sequence ATGAGCTATTTAAAAAAATACGAATGGGAATTAATTCCTAAAAATTTACCATTAGTTAAAAGAAATTGTCCTAAGTGTAATGAAAAAGCACATTATATTAATAGTGAAAAATTCAGAGTAAATGCAAATAAAAATAATATTGATATTTGGTTAATTTATCAATGCAAAAAATGCAAATCCACTTTTAATATGCCAATATATGAAAGAACAAAACCAAGTGATATTAACAAAGATGATTATGAAAAATTTCTTTCTAATGACAAGATGTTAGTTAGAGAATATGCTTTTAATTTAAGTATATATAATAAAAATAAAGCTGAAATTTTTTTAGAAGATGTAGGATATGAGGTTATTCAAAAAGAATTAAAAGCCCATAGTGTAAATAAAAACGAGTTAATCATTGAGATTGTTTGTAAATATCCAATAGAATTAAGATTGGACAGGCTTTTAAGCGATAGACTTGGAGTATCAAGGAGCCAAATTAAAAAAATGCATGAAAAAGAAATGATATTCATTAAAGATGATAAAAATTCATTAAATACAAAAGTAAAAAATGAAATGGAGATACATATTGTTAGGTCTCCAGAGAATAAAGATATGCTGCAAGCAATAGTAGTATAG
- the ftsH gene encoding ATP-dependent zinc metalloprotease FtsH, with protein sequence MLKNKKGLPQFLTVAVIITILINIVIYFVSQSNYKQIDYSEFLTMVNNKQIESVEIDSDRLVITPKNEDNASALNKKLYYTGNLDYPQLVDKLYNADIKFTTPVKNTRLPIISFLLSWILPFALFYFLGNFLMKSMGNKLGGGAMSFGKSNAKVYVEKTTGVSFKDVAGQEEAKESLKEIVDFLHKPERYTKIGAKLPKGALLVGPPGTGKTLLAKAVAGEAKVPFFSLSGSGFVEMFVGVGASRVRDLFSQAEKQAPCIIFIDEIDAIGKSRDGNIGGNDEREQTLNQLLAEMDGFDSSKGVVILAATNRPEVLDKALLRPGRFDRRVIVDKPDLKGRENILKVHSKNIIMDESVKLNDIALATAGAVGADLANMVNEAALRAVRMGRDKVKQEDLFEAVETIIAGKEKKDRVMSENEKNIVAFHEVGHALASALQKKTQPVHKITIVPRTMGALGYTMQMPEEEKYLMTKEEILEQIVVLLAGRAAEDLVFNEVTTGASNDIERATSLARQMVTMYGMSDKFGMIGLESIQNRYLDGRPVRNCSDEISAEVDREVINIINKAYEKAKELLKSNMEALGKISSHLIFKETIMGEEFMEILNSVQNKELANA encoded by the coding sequence ATGCTTAAAAATAAAAAAGGGTTGCCTCAGTTTCTTACTGTGGCAGTCATAATTACAATACTAATAAACATAGTAATATACTTTGTTTCACAATCAAACTATAAACAAATTGATTATAGTGAATTCCTTACAATGGTAAATAACAAGCAAATTGAATCTGTTGAAATCGATAGTGATAGGCTTGTAATTACACCTAAAAATGAAGATAATGCTTCTGCTTTAAACAAAAAATTATATTATACAGGTAATTTAGATTATCCTCAGTTAGTAGACAAGTTATATAATGCAGATATAAAATTTACTACACCTGTTAAGAATACTCGACTTCCAATAATTAGCTTTTTACTTTCGTGGATTTTACCTTTTGCATTATTCTATTTTCTTGGTAATTTCCTTATGAAGTCTATGGGCAATAAGCTTGGAGGAGGCGCAATGTCTTTTGGAAAAAGCAATGCCAAAGTATATGTTGAAAAGACGACAGGCGTGAGCTTTAAAGATGTAGCTGGACAGGAAGAAGCAAAGGAATCTCTTAAGGAAATTGTTGATTTTCTACACAAGCCTGAGAGGTATACAAAGATAGGAGCTAAGCTTCCTAAGGGAGCACTTCTTGTAGGGCCTCCAGGTACAGGTAAGACATTACTTGCTAAAGCAGTAGCAGGAGAAGCAAAGGTGCCTTTCTTCTCACTTTCAGGATCAGGCTTTGTTGAAATGTTTGTAGGAGTTGGTGCTTCAAGAGTTAGAGATTTATTTTCACAAGCAGAAAAGCAAGCTCCATGTATTATTTTCATAGATGAAATTGATGCAATAGGTAAGAGTAGAGATGGGAATATAGGTGGAAATGATGAAAGAGAGCAAACATTAAATCAGCTTTTAGCTGAAATGGATGGCTTTGATTCATCTAAAGGAGTTGTTATTCTTGCAGCAACAAATAGGCCAGAAGTTCTTGATAAGGCTCTTTTAAGACCAGGACGTTTTGATAGAAGAGTTATTGTTGATAAACCTGATTTAAAAGGAAGAGAAAATATTCTTAAGGTTCATTCAAAGAATATAATTATGGATGAAAGTGTAAAACTTAATGATATTGCTCTTGCAACAGCAGGTGCTGTCGGCGCCGATTTAGCTAATATGGTTAATGAAGCAGCTTTAAGGGCAGTAAGAATGGGAAGAGATAAGGTAAAGCAGGAAGATTTATTTGAAGCAGTTGAAACTATAATTGCAGGTAAAGAGAAAAAAGACAGAGTTATGTCAGAAAATGAAAAAAATATAGTTGCCTTCCACGAAGTTGGACATGCACTAGCTTCTGCACTTCAAAAAAAGACTCAGCCAGTGCATAAAATCACAATTGTACCAAGAACAATGGGAGCATTGGGTTATACTATGCAGATGCCTGAGGAAGAAAAATATCTTATGACAAAAGAGGAGATATTGGAACAAATAGTAGTGCTACTTGCAGGAAGAGCAGCAGAAGACCTTGTGTTTAACGAAGTAACAACAGGTGCTTCTAATGACATTGAAAGAGCTACTAGCCTAGCAAGACAAATGGTAACTATGTATGGTATGTCAGATAAATTTGGAATGATTGGACTTGAATCAATACAAAATAGATATCTTGATGGACGTCCAGTTAGAAATTGTTCAGATGAAATTTCTGCTGAAGTTGATCGTGAAGTCATAAATATTATAAATAAAGCTTATGAAAAGGCAAAGGAACTTTTGAAGAGCAATATGGAAGCTTTAGGTAAAATATCATCTCATCTTATTTTTAAAGAAACAATAATGGGAGAAGAGTTTATGGAAATTTTAAATTCAGTCCAAAATAAAGAGTTAGCGAATGCTTAA
- a CDS encoding zinc metallopeptidase: MNIYYLILVLPAIVFSLYAQFKVKGTFDKYSNYGNARGLTGAQVARRILDSNGLYEVAVVPTEGSLTDHYDPSKKVVRLSETVYYSNSVAAIGVAAHETGHAIQHKVKYAPLHLRSSLVPVANIGSMAGPYMAIFGLMFQVSWLAELGILFFAAAVAFYLVTLPVEFNASSRALLELETQGLLNYSEIAPARKVLNAAAMTYVASAITAIANLLNLVILFMGDRDRE, translated from the coding sequence ATGAACATATATTATTTAATTTTAGTTTTACCAGCAATAGTTTTTTCGCTTTATGCTCAGTTTAAGGTAAAAGGAACCTTTGATAAATATAGTAATTATGGAAATGCGAGAGGCTTAACTGGTGCTCAAGTTGCAAGAAGAATTCTTGATAGTAATGGACTTTATGAAGTAGCTGTAGTTCCAACTGAAGGAAGCTTGACCGATCACTATGATCCTTCTAAAAAGGTAGTAAGATTATCTGAAACAGTATATTATAGTAATTCAGTTGCAGCAATTGGAGTTGCAGCACATGAGACAGGTCATGCAATTCAACATAAAGTAAAATATGCACCACTTCATTTAAGAAGTAGTCTTGTACCAGTTGCAAATATAGGATCTATGGCTGGACCATATATGGCTATTTTCGGATTAATGTTCCAAGTTTCTTGGCTTGCAGAACTAGGTATATTGTTTTTTGCAGCAGCAGTAGCCTTTTATCTTGTAACTTTGCCAGTAGAATTCAATGCAAGCAGCAGAGCACTTTTAGAATTAGAGACTCAAGGATTGCTTAATTATAGTGAAATTGCTCCTGCAAGAAAAGTTTTAAATGCAGCTGCCATGACGTATGTTGCTTCAGCTATAACTGCTATTGCTAATTTACTTAATCTCGTAATTCTATTTATGGGAGATAGGGACAGAGAATAA
- a CDS encoding DUF5662 family protein, whose product MNIINHFKTITYHKLLVMKYCFKVGLYKQGLLHDLSKYSFIEFSAGIKYYRGYVSPNGVQKTVEGYSSAWLHHKGRNRHHFEYWIDYGSNEADGLMGMKMPINYVVEMFIDRVCASKNYLKENYTDKSSLDYYENRKHYYVLHNDVRKLLETLLNKLANEGEDKTFTYIKNDILKNTKS is encoded by the coding sequence ATGAATATTATTAATCATTTTAAGACTATAACGTATCATAAACTATTAGTTATGAAATATTGTTTTAAGGTAGGTTTATATAAACAAGGGTTACTTCATGATCTTTCTAAATATTCATTTATAGAATTTTCAGCTGGGATAAAATATTATCGTGGATATGTTAGTCCTAATGGAGTCCAAAAAACTGTTGAAGGTTATTCTTCTGCATGGTTACATCATAAGGGACGAAATAGACACCATTTTGAATATTGGATAGATTATGGTTCAAACGAAGCTGATGGCTTAATGGGAATGAAAATGCCTATTAATTATGTTGTTGAAATGTTTATAGATAGAGTTTGTGCTTCAAAAAATTATTTAAAAGAAAATTACACAGATAAAAGCTCATTAGATTATTATGAAAATAGGAAGCATTATTACGTCTTACATAATGATGTTCGTAAACTTTTAGAAACTTTACTTAATAAGCTTGCAAATGAAGGTGAAGATAAAACTTTTACTTATATAAAAAATGACATTCTAAAAAATACAAAATCATAG